The Pyrus communis chromosome 5, drPyrComm1.1, whole genome shotgun sequence region GAAGAGATATAAGAAAGACTTGTTGATGTGATAGTATGATACTAAATCAGGCATTAGAGCAGGATGACAAAAAAGGTGCACTCTTCACAGGAGTGAATTGGGAAGAGAACAATTGATAAGCTCCACCACAGGACTTACGTGTGAAGCACTTGGGGTAAAAATACAACACTCACCAGTCATGGTAGACTCCAATAAGACCTCGATCAAATATTACAGAAAGAGTTGAGGACTTGCGGGCAGGAACAACATTCATCACCCACACAGGATCAGACTTCAGTGCAGCAGCAAAACCTCCAAAAAAGGCATTCATGTCCATGACATTGCGTACAGCTGGAGTTCCAAGCTTCAGGTTTAGGGTGTTCTTATAGTAAGCAACTCTTCTTGCCCAACGTCGTGTGTCCGCCTCAAACACGTCGATCCCATTTCTCATGACTGTGGCCCTTGCAGGAGCTTTTGTCAGCCTGTCCGGCCACTTTGGAATCATCCCAACAGAAAATTCTCCCTTGACAGAAGACGTTCTACTCACACATTTCTTTAACTTGTAGTACCTGCATAACAATTGAGTTTATTGGTACTGATCTCAGAACTTCTTTGAATTCGAGGTTTGCTGATACTATGATTGTTTATACAGGGTGCTGAAGTGGTTACACTACAAGAGCTAATTTTTGGCCTGATACATACAAGAGTTTGAAATATGATGACACAATATAAgatttgtgaaaataaaaagatttggAAAACAATCACTTCATACTAAGGTTCCATTTTGGAGAAGGGGTTAAGAAACACTAAGAAACCAAGAACAGATTATTACCATGCATCACTTGCGTCGTCTGATTCATCACACAATTCAAGACCAAATTCGTTTTGGTTAGGAAGACATGAATCACCAGCAGGCTTTTTCCAGACAGCCGTGTTTCCATCCACAGCAATCAGCTCATAACACAATGCTCTTGTGACAGCTTGGAGATCTGCCCATTCCTTGTCTTGATTAGCCCATTGCACGGGAGGACCAGAGATTACTAGGTATCCTCCTGGGCGAAGTAAACGATCCACTTCAAGGAAATATGTGGCATCTGCGAAAATTCAGGATCCTTTATGATAAGAGCAAGTATTGGGGGTGGAAAAAAATATAGCAGTATCAGAGGCTACAATGACAAAAACTCACTATAGGCAGTAAAAGGTATCAAACATCGAGAGCAATGAATCAAATCAAATGAGAAAGCAGGAAATGGAAGTCTGCGAGTGCCAAGCATGGCAACAAATGCTGGAATTCCTCTTTCAAGTGCAAATTGTATCTGTGACTTGTGTGAATCTCTTGGGGCAAAAGACATTGCCAAAATGTCTTTGGATAGAAGATAACCCCCAAAACTGGCAACCTGTAAAGAATCAAAATTTGTGAGATTTGAGAGGGAAACTAGTGTGGTCTCCATGAAAAGAGGAGCACTGTTCTTACCCCACAACCCATGTCAAGAGCAGTTCGCAGAACGCCATCACTGATGGGGATGTACTGTCCAAGTTTTTCAATATATTGTATAGCTCCATCAGGAAACATGGTGCCACCGCCAGGGAAAATGAAATGTGGGCCTTCCAGTTTCATCCATCCCTGATGACCTTTCCTGTCTGCAATTTTGTTGTGTGGCATGTTGTCATGCCATATCTGTACACAACTACAGTATTTTAAGATATGTCCACACAAAACTAATGGTGATGCTTCAGGCTTTGATATATCATCAAATGAAAGTCAATTTATCTCCTGAAGTCGATACTGGACAAATCTTCTGAAAGAAGATTCCCAACATCACAAAGGGTTTCTCTTTATTGTCAATTAAGAAGAGGACTAAAAAGACAATCGCATTTGAAAGTCATCGGCAATTAAAACTCCAAAAGACAAGAAAAGCCTCACGTAAGCAGTCTGTGTTTCACTTATTTAGTAGCTATTTCCAGTTATCTACGAGCTAGATGGATCTTAAAccaaaattcaagaacatcAAACCAAAAATGTACAACACAGCACTTAAACTCTAAACATCACagggtttttgaaaagctttagTAGCCAGGGAGAGAATGAAGAGTTTGTATGCTGGGAGGAAAGGGCATTGCTAAAATTCATCAGCAATGAGCAAGTCaagatttgaatacttctagcATATTACAAAGTTCGTTAGCTACAATGCACATATCCTATTTAAGAATCTATGTATTACACAAGTAACACAACTGTAACTTTAGTGGTTTGCATTCCTATTCCTAGCTCAAGAGCATGCATTGAAACAATTAACAAATTTCTCAGACCAAGCTTATCCACAAGCTCGGTTGGAGACATTCAACAGCTCAAACTTGCTGCACCACCTCTCATCAATAGATCCTCAAAGGCACCGTCCattgaaaaattcaaaatcatatAACAGCTGCAAATCTTAATTCAaagttccaaactttctatCACTCAGACACAAGTTTAACTTCCGAAAACGAAACCGGGGATTAACCCAACAACCAAATTGATGAATTGAACGAACCCAAAATCACACAACCTTGGTCAAGCTGTCGGGCCACGGGACCGGAATCTTGTAGCCATTGGGAGGTGGGATCAAGCAGAGAGGGGTCTCCTCGGGCAGAGGGCAATGCCTCTCTCTGTAAAAGTTCATTTCCCGACTTAACTGGCTGTTGCGCCGGGGGTCCTCACAGGGCATGTGGTCGACGGCATCGGCCGGGCAGGCTTCTATAGGCTGGTGGTGCTGCCCGAGCTCCACCAACGTCACTAAACGGTGCCGTTGCTTCGGATCGGCGTTGGTCGATAAGAGAAGAGCCTGGCGACCTGAGGCGGCGAGCGAGTCGCCCAACGGAGTGAAGActaagaggaagaagaaaatcacTATGCCGAAGAAGACCGCCGAGATAAGGTCGAGGAGGCGACATTGCCTCGAGCTCCGCTTCGAGGCGGGCAGGTTCAGGTGACCCATTTGGGGTTCGGATCAAGGGGGTCCGGATCCGATTAAATTGGCATCCGGGTCGCAAAATGGACGAATTGGCTTCTGGGTTTTGAAAAAGAGGGGATTTTGAGTTGGGATGGGGAGAAATTAGGTCGGTAGATTGCTAGGGTTTATGTGTtggaggtgagagagagagagagagagagagagggaggtggAGGAGTGCGAGACAAGATGATGAAGATTGAGTGTGACAACCTTTGCTGTGTTGCGTAATGGTGGCTCTCCATtttggatgaggatcctctaCATGTATTTTTTGGGTTCAATACTATACAAGATTTTTAATAAGGAgttttaagggaaaaaaaaatcatggtagtgtttattttaatgaaaaatcatatttttacactaaaaagttaatcctggtactattcattttaccctttattttgtctttatcattaaaactcaaagttttcaagccattttcattagttttcttttttttaatatggacTCTCCAAAAGAAACCAACTGTTGTAACGCCATATATTTAATAAACCagttataattttcttttaattcacCAAACTTGAACATGACATGCCCACAAACCATTCCTTTCGTCATTTTTGTGAAAGCAAGCGTGCCAACACATAACTGAGCTCCGTCAATTGAATAGAATAAATGTGGCGGTGGTGTCAAATGCGTTGCTTACCTTTGTACTTGAATGATTACGGTCGAGGAAGAACACGTCTCAGCCTTGGGTTCTAAAACCTAAAGACAAAGTTACTAGATCATTGTGAAGTTCAATAAACTTGTCCAACTTTCATTGTGTCGAACAACAAGGGGTAacttggtaacacctcactttgttAAGAGGATAATGACAGGACCTCTTTAGGTGAAAGAATTGGAAACTCTTTGTCCGCCGAGTCTTGAATAAGTAATTAACCCTTAGCACTGTTGTTCACTTATCTGGACAGAAAGGGCTCCCAAATTGCCTGGTTCTACACCTCCTGTCACGCCtcgatcccgacatacgtccagaatcgaacgtgacgtcaccaagtacccgtatatctaacataccccgcTTCTGGGATATGGACAAAGCATAACTCAAGATTCGAATTATGCAGTCATTTTTCGTATTCtttatggctacatctaacctcctcgttatactgcctacgtaccctaaatagagATCAAGCCATTAAGAGTTCACCATTTGTTAAACTCTGAACTTTTAGTAAAACACTTACTAGCAGAAAACATAGAGTACCACACTACACATCAACCATAAACCAAACAAGAGTTGTCATCATGCCATTCACACACGCATGTGCTTTCCAAC contains the following coding sequences:
- the LOC137734020 gene encoding probable pectin methyltransferase QUA3, with amino-acid sequence MGHLNLPASKRSSRQCRLLDLISAVFFGIVIFFFLLVFTPLGDSLAASGRQALLLSTNADPKQRHRLVTLVELGQHHQPIEACPADAVDHMPCEDPRRNSQLSREMNFYRERHCPLPEETPLCLIPPPNGYKIPVPWPDSLTKIWHDNMPHNKIADRKGHQGWMKLEGPHFIFPGGGTMFPDGAIQYIEKLGQYIPISDGVLRTALDMGCGVASFGGYLLSKDILAMSFAPRDSHKSQIQFALERGIPAFVAMLGTRRLPFPAFSFDLIHCSRCLIPFTAYNATYFLEVDRLLRPGGYLVISGPPVQWANQDKEWADLQAVTRALCYELIAVDGNTAVWKKPAGDSCLPNQNEFGLELCDESDDASDAWYYKLKKCVSRTSSVKGEFSVGMIPKWPDRLTKAPARATVMRNGIDVFEADTRRWARRVAYYKNTLNLKLGTPAVRNVMDMNAFFGGFAAALKSDPVWVMNVVPARKSSTLSVIFDRGLIGVYHDWCEPFSTYPRSYDFIHVTGIESLIKHQGSTKNRCNMVDLMVEMDRMLRPEGIVVVRDSPEVIEKIARIAHAVRWTATIHEKEAESHGREKVLVATKNFWQLPSASN